From a single Terriglobia bacterium genomic region:
- the bshA gene encoding N-acetyl-alpha-D-glucosaminyl L-malate synthase BshA yields MKIGITCYPTYGGSGVVGTELGLELAARGHDIHFISYALPVRVLELSENIHFHEVEVLNYPLFDHPPYTLALASQMYNVAVNEQLDILHVHYAIPHSVSAYLARAMMDERRIPFVTTLHGTDITLVGSNRSYLPITRFAIEESDAVTAISEYLRQTTLKEFGITRPIDVIPNFVNCDVFHPQDKHSRRQDFASHGEKVLAHLSNFRPVKRVMDVVEIFARVRKKIPSKLLMIGDGPDRTSAEWLARDKKISDDVLFLGKQNQVQDLLSCADVALLPSDLESFGLVALEAMACAVPCICSKVGGLPEVVQDGVEGFLVPARDVDTMAARALDILTDPDLQHKMGEAGRRRALSEFCASKIIPQYEQLYQRTLENS; encoded by the coding sequence ATGAAAATTGGAATCACCTGTTACCCAACCTATGGCGGAAGCGGCGTAGTAGGCACGGAACTTGGCCTGGAACTGGCCGCGCGCGGCCACGATATCCACTTTATCAGTTACGCTCTTCCGGTGCGCGTTCTTGAACTCTCTGAAAACATCCATTTCCACGAAGTGGAAGTGTTGAATTATCCGCTATTTGACCATCCGCCGTACACCCTTGCGCTGGCCTCGCAGATGTACAACGTGGCGGTCAACGAGCAGCTCGACATCCTGCACGTCCATTACGCCATTCCTCATTCCGTCAGCGCTTACCTGGCCCGCGCCATGATGGACGAGCGCAGGATTCCTTTTGTCACGACGCTGCACGGCACCGACATCACGCTGGTGGGCTCAAACCGCTCGTATTTGCCCATCACACGTTTTGCCATCGAGGAGAGTGACGCGGTCACCGCCATTTCGGAATATCTCCGCCAGACAACCCTGAAGGAATTCGGCATCACGCGGCCGATTGACGTGATTCCGAACTTCGTCAACTGTGATGTGTTTCATCCGCAGGACAAACATTCTCGCCGGCAGGATTTCGCGTCGCACGGCGAAAAGGTGCTGGCGCACCTTTCCAATTTCCGCCCCGTCAAGCGAGTTATGGACGTCGTGGAGATTTTCGCCCGGGTCCGCAAGAAGATTCCGTCCAAGCTGTTGATGATCGGCGATGGTCCCGACCGCACGTCTGCGGAGTGGCTGGCGCGTGACAAGAAAATTTCAGATGATGTTCTCTTCCTTGGCAAACAGAACCAGGTGCAGGATCTGCTGTCCTGCGCTGACGTGGCTTTGCTGCCCAGTGACCTGGAGTCGTTCGGGCTGGTGGCGCTGGAGGCCATGGCGTGCGCGGTCCCTTGCATCTGCTCCAAGGTGGGCGGACTCCCTGAGGTTGTCCAGGACGGAGTGGAAGGTTTTCTGGTGCCGGCAAGGGATGTGGACACCATGGCTGCCCGTGCTTTGGATATTCTTACCGACCCCGACCTTCAGCACAAAATGGGAGAGGCGGGCAGGCGCCGTGCTCTGTCCGAGTTCTGCGCCTCGAAGATCATCCCGCAATACGAACAGCTTTACCAACGCACTCTGGAAAACAGCTAG
- a CDS encoding carboxypeptidase-like regulatory domain-containing protein: MMRFLARSGEMPLRTVVLLISIAACLALPARAQVTAEVLGTIMDPSGRAVANAQVKAQEQQTGFVRSTVTDTEGRYDLVALPAGQYQVTVRKEGFRTAVHTGIVLAAAEQTVMNFSLRLGEFRQQLTIQGQAPLVNLSANSNAGMVGTREIKDLPLNGRSYDELLTLNPGIVDYTSEKRGGVGGSNSAVGNMFAVLGRRPQENLFLLNGVEYTGAAEINMQPAATSGQLLGVDAIREFNVATGVYGPEYGKRPGAQVSILTDSGTNQWHGTVFEFLRNGDLDARSFFDHGSKPSFQRNQFGGAVGGPIQKNKTFIFGNYEGYRQHLRLSSVGLVPDGGARQGYLPGSDGTLVYVGVAPEAAPLLSLWPQANGPELGGGIAEAFNHPLQTIREDFGTTRLDRQFSVKDSLSAIYTIDDSDDFTPSANPLSVDVESLREQVASLEETHLISPTALNVARIGFSRAAYFFTGKSAVDLPGFIQGRPIGAVVIGGGASPNAATQISQAGSNIGSNLFINRNLFTYEDRLAVHKGPHQMTAGAWFQQIQSNDRLALSQYGQASFSSLQDFLQGNVSTFVAVPSPTAMAWRSLEGAWYVQDNLRLRRNLTVSLGFRDEFTNGWNEARDRAANFVFDSQGVIETSPRVAKSVFTVNRARFLPEPRVGLAWDPFGDGKTVVRAGFGLYAHLQDALSYRLDQNAPFNTTLHMKNVSLGSFPLVPGGPLPVAALVEPAGAQPSLQTPMIEAYSLAIEHALARNTVVRASYVGSHGYHEIVSLDANIPVPVTCPAIPCPATLPAGTIYTPRGAPLANPELANTWTWFSEGVSSYNALQAEIRQRFSRELEFRGAYTWSKSLDNGDTLNPSAATNAPGLAMNPQNLAMDYGLSTFDVRHIAVVSGSYQLPFGESRRFLGGETGWKGKLVSGWTLDAIITARSGFPFTPQMSFNPSNNGDSRNSVRPSFNPAFAGPVVLGGPNRYFGPNAFIVPPNGTYGNVGRDTFIGPGLETFDSSLMKDTSLTESLKIELRAEFFNVLNRPNFNTPNLIVFTQPAGVPATTAGVITSTSTSARQIQFGLKLLW; this comes from the coding sequence ATGATGCGATTTTTGGCGCGATCGGGAGAAATGCCGTTAAGGACAGTTGTTCTGCTGATTTCCATCGCTGCATGCCTGGCGCTGCCGGCGCGGGCGCAGGTTACGGCTGAAGTTCTTGGGACCATTATGGACCCCTCGGGAAGAGCCGTCGCGAATGCACAGGTCAAGGCGCAAGAACAGCAAACCGGCTTCGTCCGTTCAACGGTGACGGATACGGAAGGCCGTTACGATCTCGTTGCGCTGCCAGCCGGACAATATCAGGTGACTGTCCGGAAGGAGGGCTTTCGGACTGCGGTCCACACGGGGATTGTGCTGGCCGCGGCGGAACAGACGGTGATGAATTTTTCTCTCCGGCTGGGCGAATTCCGCCAGCAACTCACCATCCAAGGCCAGGCCCCCCTGGTCAACTTGTCCGCGAACTCGAATGCGGGCATGGTGGGCACCCGAGAGATCAAGGACCTGCCCCTCAACGGCCGCAGTTATGACGAACTGCTCACGCTGAATCCCGGCATTGTGGACTATACGTCCGAAAAGCGCGGTGGCGTTGGAGGTTCGAATTCGGCCGTGGGGAACATGTTCGCGGTGCTCGGCCGCAGGCCCCAGGAAAACCTGTTCCTTCTGAACGGCGTTGAATACACCGGCGCGGCCGAGATCAACATGCAGCCAGCCGCAACCAGCGGACAGTTGCTGGGTGTCGATGCCATCCGGGAGTTCAATGTTGCCACGGGCGTCTATGGCCCCGAATACGGAAAGAGGCCAGGAGCGCAGGTAAGCATCCTTACGGACTCGGGAACCAATCAATGGCACGGAACGGTTTTCGAGTTTTTGAGAAACGGCGATCTGGATGCCCGGAGCTTTTTCGATCACGGATCCAAACCTTCTTTTCAGAGAAACCAGTTCGGCGGAGCGGTCGGCGGCCCCATCCAGAAGAACAAAACCTTCATTTTTGGCAACTACGAAGGCTACCGCCAGCATCTGCGGCTCAGCAGCGTGGGACTTGTCCCGGACGGGGGGGCACGCCAAGGCTACCTGCCCGGGTCAGACGGCACACTGGTTTACGTTGGGGTCGCGCCGGAAGCAGCGCCTTTGCTTTCACTCTGGCCGCAAGCGAATGGTCCCGAACTGGGCGGTGGAATTGCGGAGGCATTCAACCATCCTCTCCAAACCATCCGGGAGGATTTCGGCACGACGAGACTTGACCGCCAGTTTTCCGTCAAGGATTCTCTGAGCGCCATCTACACCATCGATGATAGCGACGATTTTACCCCCAGCGCCAATCCGCTCAGCGTGGACGTTGAGAGCCTGCGGGAGCAGGTCGCAAGCCTGGAAGAGACTCATCTGATTTCGCCCACGGCGTTGAACGTCGCACGTATTGGCTTTTCCCGCGCCGCTTACTTTTTTACGGGAAAGTCAGCCGTCGATCTGCCCGGCTTCATTCAGGGCAGGCCCATTGGGGCAGTCGTCATCGGGGGCGGCGCGTCGCCCAATGCCGCAACCCAGATCAGCCAGGCGGGAAGCAATATCGGAAGCAACTTGTTTATCAACCGGAACCTGTTCACCTACGAAGACCGGTTGGCCGTTCACAAAGGGCCCCACCAGATGACCGCTGGCGCCTGGTTCCAGCAGATCCAGTCGAACGACAGACTGGCGCTTTCCCAGTACGGCCAGGCGTCGTTTTCAAGCTTGCAGGATTTTCTGCAGGGAAACGTTTCGACCTTCGTTGCTGTCCCGTCCCCGACAGCGATGGCCTGGCGGTCGCTGGAAGGCGCGTGGTACGTGCAGGACAACCTGCGGCTCCGGCGGAACCTGACTGTCTCGCTGGGGTTCCGGGACGAATTCACGAACGGCTGGAACGAAGCCAGAGACCGGGCCGCAAACTTCGTTTTCGACTCCCAGGGAGTCATCGAAACCAGCCCCCGCGTCGCAAAGTCCGTCTTCACCGTCAACCGTGCCAGGTTCCTCCCGGAACCGCGCGTCGGGCTTGCCTGGGACCCATTCGGCGACGGGAAAACGGTTGTCCGCGCCGGTTTCGGATTGTACGCCCATCTTCAGGACGCTTTGAGCTATCGGCTGGACCAAAATGCTCCATTCAACACGACCCTCCACATGAAGAATGTATCTCTGGGGTCGTTTCCGCTGGTCCCCGGCGGCCCGCTGCCCGTCGCGGCCCTGGTTGAACCGGCAGGCGCACAGCCCAGCCTGCAAACACCCATGATCGAAGCCTACAGCCTCGCAATTGAACACGCCCTCGCCCGCAACACTGTCGTACGCGCAAGCTACGTGGGGTCGCACGGCTATCATGAGATCGTCAGCCTTGACGCTAACATCCCGGTCCCGGTTACGTGCCCAGCGATTCCCTGCCCGGCAACATTGCCTGCAGGGACCATTTACACGCCGCGGGGCGCTCCACTGGCCAACCCGGAACTGGCGAATACGTGGACGTGGTTTTCCGAGGGCGTCAGTTCGTATAACGCGCTGCAGGCTGAAATCCGCCAGCGGTTTTCTCGCGAGCTTGAATTCCGCGGAGCCTATACGTGGTCAAAGAGCCTCGATAATGGCGACACGCTGAATCCCAGTGCCGCCACAAACGCTCCCGGGCTCGCCATGAATCCCCAAAACCTGGCCATGGACTACGGCCTTTCCACTTTCGACGTTCGACACATTGCGGTGGTCAGCGGCAGTTATCAACTTCCGTTCGGGGAGAGCCGCCGGTTTCTCGGCGGGGAGACGGGGTGGAAGGGGAAGCTGGTAAGCGGCTGGACGCTGGATGCCATCATAACAGCGCGATCTGGCTTTCCTTTCACGCCGCAGATGAGTTTCAATCCCTCGAACAACGGGGACAGTCGGAATTCCGTTCGGCCCTCGTTTAATCCCGCGTTCGCCGGACCTGTGGTCCTGGGGGGGCCGAACCGATACTTTGGTCCCAACGCCTTCATCGTTCCGCCCAACGGAACTTATGGCAATGTCGGACGAGACACATTCATCGGACCAGGCCTCGAAACTTTTGACTCCTCCCTCATGAAGGACACGTCCCTGACGGAAAGCCTGAAAATCGAGCTGCGGGCCGAGTTCTTCAATGTCCTTAACCGGCCGAATTTTAACACCCCCAACCTGATCGTCTTCACCCAGCCGGCGGGCGTTCCGGCAACAACGGCGGGCGTCATCACCAGCACATCCACCAGCGCGAGGCAAATCCAGTTCGGGCTGAAGCTGTTGTGGTAA
- a CDS encoding M24 family metallopeptidase has product MDLDAIQSELRRANLDGWLFYDHHHRDPIAYRVLKIAAPMCTRRWYCLVPSSGEPCRLVHRIERGNLDGLPGALHLYSSWIEQREHLRQMLAGKRRIAMQYSPLNDIPYVGLVDAGTIELVRSFGVEVISSADLVQLFEARWSAAALASHLEAGKAVHAAIDRAFAAVRESVRAGKALTELDVQQEMLRMFAASGLETDEAPIVAVNANSANPHYAPSKGSALPIREGDFVLLDVWAKQSKPEAVYFDVTWTGFVGATVPSRYVEIFTIVREARDAAVNLVKAAMQQGRALYGYQVDDAARSVIGRAGYADKFVHRTGHSIGEDVHGNGANMDNFETHDSRQVLPGVCFSVEPGIYLDDFGVRSEVNVYVEEQDARVTGEIQQAVMPILARHT; this is encoded by the coding sequence ATGGACCTTGACGCCATTCAATCCGAACTTCGCAGGGCCAACCTCGACGGCTGGCTTTTTTACGATCACCATCATCGGGACCCTATTGCTTATCGTGTGCTGAAGATTGCTGCTCCTATGTGTACCCGCCGATGGTATTGCCTGGTCCCGTCATCGGGCGAGCCATGCCGCCTTGTTCACCGGATCGAGCGCGGCAATCTCGACGGTCTTCCCGGCGCGCTGCATCTTTATTCCTCCTGGATCGAACAGCGCGAACATCTGCGCCAGATGCTCGCCGGCAAACGGCGCATTGCCATGCAGTATTCGCCGTTGAACGATATCCCTTACGTCGGTCTGGTGGATGCCGGAACCATCGAACTTGTCCGCAGCTTTGGCGTCGAAGTGATCTCTTCCGCGGATCTCGTGCAGTTGTTCGAGGCACGCTGGTCCGCGGCCGCCCTGGCCTCGCACCTCGAAGCCGGCAAGGCCGTGCACGCCGCAATCGACCGGGCTTTTGCGGCCGTCCGCGAGTCCGTGCGTGCTGGAAAGGCCCTAACCGAACTTGATGTGCAACAGGAGATGCTGCGCATGTTTGCGGCGAGCGGCCTTGAGACAGACGAGGCCCCTATCGTGGCTGTCAATGCCAACAGCGCCAATCCGCACTATGCTCCCAGTAAGGGATCCGCTCTGCCCATCCGCGAAGGCGATTTTGTGCTGCTCGACGTTTGGGCGAAGCAGTCAAAGCCCGAGGCGGTATATTTCGATGTCACCTGGACGGGTTTTGTGGGCGCGACGGTCCCAAGCCGTTACGTAGAGATATTCACGATCGTCCGCGAAGCGCGCGATGCGGCGGTCAATCTCGTGAAAGCTGCCATGCAGCAGGGAAGGGCGCTTTACGGCTACCAGGTGGACGACGCGGCGCGCAGTGTGATCGGGCGGGCGGGCTACGCCGATAAGTTCGTCCACCGCACCGGCCACTCCATTGGGGAAGACGTTCATGGCAACGGCGCCAACATGGACAACTTCGAGACCCACGATTCCCGCCAGGTGTTGCCCGGCGTCTGTTTCTCGGTCGAGCCCGGAATCTATCTCGATGACTTTGGCGTGCGCAGCGAAGTGAATGTGTATGTCGAGGAACAGGACGCCCGCGTCACCGGTGAAATTCAACAGGCCGTCATGCCGATTTTGGCCAGGCACACGTAA
- a CDS encoding Tad domain-containing protein: MKNLYASRSSHDDRGVSILIIAVSMIFVLGMAGLGIDLASLYVGRSQAQRAADAGALAAAQYLAQSCTASSGSISADCEATAKERAVAVTNANLIAGVAPNITTDDVTFLETSASDPQVQVLAGRDTGHSNAMPTFFVKIFGINSANVSATAVAEAFNPAGGGPPVGATCLKPWLMPNCDWAHSFVSSKQTYDNPACIDSTTSPPTHHAQFLNNNPPSQEYSTDLVNPGLYSSGGVQGEPITVKSSDPSQAAGPSKFYPVYLPAGSVASACPSCANGGGGAGANNAALYRQNIECCNTTQINCGSQTVQPITGNMVGPTGQGVDCLIHQQGSSGQDTMAVNSGSGGGLWTITAGSNNPYGLSGPISTSDSIVTVPLYDGTPLCPGGSCSQTNIFVVGYLQLFLNNETSGTVHATVMNVIPCPAAGGSPGSGGTPVVASGGSSPVPIRLIHE; the protein is encoded by the coding sequence ATGAAGAACCTATACGCCAGTAGAAGTAGCCACGACGATCGGGGAGTCAGCATCCTGATCATTGCCGTCTCAATGATTTTTGTCCTCGGGATGGCAGGACTCGGTATTGACCTCGCATCGCTTTATGTCGGAAGAAGCCAGGCCCAGCGCGCGGCCGATGCCGGCGCCCTGGCAGCAGCGCAGTATCTCGCGCAAAGTTGCACCGCTTCAAGCGGCTCGATTTCCGCGGACTGCGAGGCCACTGCCAAAGAACGGGCCGTCGCAGTAACCAACGCCAACCTGATTGCCGGGGTTGCGCCCAACATCACCACCGATGACGTTACATTTCTCGAGACCAGCGCCAGCGATCCGCAAGTGCAGGTCCTCGCCGGGCGCGACACAGGCCACAGCAACGCTATGCCGACTTTCTTTGTCAAAATTTTTGGGATTAACTCGGCGAACGTTTCAGCCACGGCTGTGGCAGAAGCATTCAATCCTGCGGGCGGCGGTCCTCCGGTCGGAGCAACGTGCCTTAAGCCCTGGCTGATGCCGAATTGTGATTGGGCGCACAGTTTCGTCTCAAGCAAACAAACATACGACAACCCTGCATGTATCGATTCGACGACCAGTCCTCCCACCCACCATGCTCAGTTTCTCAATAACAATCCTCCAAGCCAGGAATACAGTACAGACCTCGTTAATCCGGGGCTGTATTCATCGGGTGGTGTCCAAGGTGAGCCGATTACGGTGAAGTCCAGCGACCCCTCGCAGGCGGCAGGTCCGAGCAAATTTTATCCCGTTTATCTTCCTGCAGGGAGCGTGGCGAGTGCTTGCCCTTCCTGCGCGAACGGTGGCGGAGGCGCCGGCGCCAACAACGCGGCGCTTTATAGGCAGAACATCGAATGCTGCAATACCACGCAAATCAATTGCGGCAGCCAGACGGTCCAGCCGATCACCGGCAACATGGTTGGCCCAACAGGGCAAGGAGTTGATTGCCTCATTCATCAGCAAGGGTCGTCAGGACAGGACACCATGGCGGTCAATTCAGGCTCGGGGGGTGGCTTGTGGACGATTACAGCGGGATCGAACAACCCCTATGGCTTGAGCGGTCCCATTTCAACTTCTGACTCCATCGTGACAGTGCCTCTTTACGATGGCACGCCGCTGTGTCCCGGCGGATCATGCTCCCAAACTAACATTTTTGTGGTGGGATACCTGCAACTGTTTCTCAATAATGAGACCAGCGGGACTGTCCATGCCACCGTCATGAATGTAATCCCCTGCCCGGCGGCCGGCGGCAGCCCTGGCAGCGGCGGCACCCCTGTCGTCGCATCCGGCGGTAGCTCCCCGGTTCCTATACGGTTGATTCATGAATAA
- the tmk gene encoding dTMP kinase, whose amino-acid sequence MSHGIFITFEGIDGTGKSTQARRLAAYLRKRGIAAVATREPGGTKVGEQIRRLLLDPKITRLSSLTELALMYAAREQHLEEVVRPALARGQVVISDRYNDASFAYQGYGRMLGSQTVREMDRIICGRTQPELTLLLDLEPQLALKRARKRNKHQRMKNTRFENHGLKFQQRVRTGYLALARQQPRRIKLVQADRSIAEIEAEIRKIVDPLLARRHVRVKSNGGLRRR is encoded by the coding sequence ATGTCCCACGGGATCTTTATCACTTTTGAGGGGATTGACGGGACAGGAAAAAGCACGCAAGCCCGCCGCCTTGCAGCTTACCTCCGCAAACGCGGGATCGCTGCGGTGGCGACTCGCGAACCCGGAGGAACCAAGGTAGGCGAGCAGATCCGCCGCCTGCTGCTGGATCCAAAAATCACCCGCCTGTCATCGCTGACCGAGCTGGCCCTGATGTACGCGGCCCGAGAGCAGCATCTGGAGGAAGTTGTGCGGCCGGCGCTTGCACGGGGTCAGGTGGTGATCAGCGACCGTTACAATGACGCGTCGTTCGCGTACCAGGGTTACGGACGGATGCTCGGCTCGCAAACGGTGCGGGAAATGGACCGGATCATCTGCGGAAGAACCCAACCCGAATTGACCCTGCTGCTGGACCTCGAACCGCAGTTGGCGCTGAAACGCGCGCGCAAGAGGAACAAACACCAGCGGATGAAGAATACTCGTTTTGAAAACCATGGGCTAAAATTCCAGCAGAGGGTCCGCACGGGTTATCTGGCCTTGGCACGGCAGCAGCCGCGAAGAATCAAGCTCGTCCAGGCTGATCGGTCCATCGCCGAAATCGAGGCCGAAATCCGCAAGATTGTGGATCCATTACTGGCGCGGCGCCACGTGCGCGTGAAGTCGAATGGCGGATTGCGCCGAAGGTAG
- a CDS encoding sodium:solute symporter family protein, producing the protein MIYAISLALIVLALLVVSVLRSVKLRTHNDFMVADRQLSVWVLIFTLLCSWIGAGSLFAGAEFAYKQGLASLWLPAGGWAGLLVIYFIAGRARSFAQYTIPDLLEVRYSPMARVLGTICIIVSYTAIVSYQFRGGGRILELAFGMSETAGTIILAVFVILFTALAGMSSVAYTDLVIGLLVTIGCLFALPAMISHAGGWPAVTAALPSSHLTAMGTMTWGEALGYFLPTFTLMLGNQAMYQKFFSARSERDARLSVVGWIIGTVVLETVIVLLAIVGGVMFHSQVESGQLPAWGLIPYTARYGVLPIIGGIFLAAIFAKVISTGNNYLFSPATSVVHDVLERFVMKKSSDRSLLLMSRVVVVLLGLLALAQSFQPSILRTAVYAYDVYGAGITPVVVAAFFWKRATTAGGLSSIAAGTVVAVAWKSFNLDPIVPMIFPALSASVVSLVGVSLLTAPPRPEQWQPFFRKTAEGR; encoded by the coding sequence ATGATTTATGCCATCAGCCTTGCGTTGATCGTGCTGGCGCTGCTTGTCGTCAGCGTCCTTCGATCGGTCAAGCTGAGGACCCACAACGACTTCATGGTGGCCGACCGCCAGCTTTCGGTCTGGGTGCTGATTTTCACCCTGCTTTGCTCCTGGATCGGCGCGGGAAGTCTTTTTGCTGGCGCCGAATTCGCCTACAAACAGGGCTTGGCGTCACTGTGGCTGCCGGCTGGAGGCTGGGCCGGGTTGCTGGTGATTTATTTCATCGCCGGCCGTGCACGATCCTTTGCGCAGTACACGATTCCGGATTTGCTTGAAGTTCGCTACAGCCCTATGGCGCGAGTGTTGGGCACGATTTGCATCATCGTTTCCTACACGGCCATTGTGAGCTATCAGTTCCGCGGCGGCGGGAGGATTCTGGAGTTGGCATTTGGAATGAGCGAAACCGCGGGGACCATTATCCTTGCGGTATTTGTCATCCTGTTTACGGCCCTGGCCGGGATGTCTTCGGTGGCCTACACCGATCTCGTGATTGGCCTGTTGGTGACCATCGGATGCCTGTTTGCGCTGCCTGCCATGATCAGCCACGCGGGCGGTTGGCCTGCGGTGACCGCGGCCCTTCCCTCCAGCCATCTGACGGCGATGGGCACTATGACCTGGGGCGAGGCGCTTGGCTACTTCCTGCCTACCTTCACGTTGATGCTCGGCAACCAGGCGATGTACCAGAAATTCTTTTCCGCCCGCAGCGAGCGAGACGCGCGCCTTTCCGTGGTGGGATGGATCATCGGCACCGTTGTGCTGGAAACGGTGATTGTTCTGCTGGCAATTGTGGGCGGGGTGATGTTTCACAGCCAGGTCGAGTCCGGCCAGCTTCCCGCCTGGGGCCTGATTCCCTACACGGCCCGATACGGTGTGCTGCCCATAATTGGAGGCATCTTCCTCGCGGCGATATTCGCCAAGGTGATTTCCACCGGCAACAACTATCTTTTTTCGCCTGCCACCAGCGTGGTGCACGACGTCCTCGAGCGTTTCGTCATGAAGAAATCCAGCGACCGCAGCCTGTTGCTGATGTCGCGCGTTGTGGTGGTGCTGCTGGGGCTGCTGGCGCTGGCCCAGAGCTTCCAGCCGTCCATCCTGCGCACGGCCGTTTACGCATACGACGTTTACGGCGCCGGCATAACGCCGGTGGTGGTTGCGGCGTTTTTCTGGAAGCGGGCGACCACGGCAGGCGGCCTGAGTTCGATCGCGGCTGGCACCGTGGTAGCGGTGGCCTGGAAAAGTTTTAACCTTGATCCAATCGTGCCCATGATTTTTCCCGCGCTCTCCGCGTCGGTCGTGAGCCTGGTGGGGGTCAGCCTGCTCACTGCTCCGCCGCGTCCCGAGCAGTGGCAGCCGTTCTTCCGCAAGACCGCGGAAGGCCGGTGA
- a CDS encoding DUF2490 domain-containing protein — translation MKSQFPQSRRSLPTEVILVAALGLIPGAMFCRAQDPRPRHDFQAWADLYGTHPLNEKTDFQISAGIRYGDDQGHLIYHRIASGFAFHWHKLLTIAPYYQYSVSDTIFRPQQSENRLAVAATAAASWKHWEISDRNLGERRFIEAARDWRYRNRVELRRPVKVLRKQMSVFAWDEVFYSSTLNKWYRNRIALGAGRRLSTKLSIDLYYVHQNDGYSRPGDLNSLGISIKTRF, via the coding sequence ATGAAATCACAATTCCCGCAATCGCGGCGTTCTCTGCCCACCGAAGTCATTCTGGTTGCTGCTCTTGGTCTCATTCCGGGAGCAATGTTCTGCCGGGCACAGGACCCGCGACCGCGTCATGACTTCCAGGCGTGGGCTGACCTGTACGGAACCCATCCACTCAATGAAAAAACCGATTTTCAGATAAGCGCCGGAATCCGCTACGGCGATGATCAGGGGCACTTGATCTACCATCGAATCGCTTCGGGCTTCGCTTTCCACTGGCACAAGCTTCTCACAATCGCGCCTTACTACCAGTATTCGGTGAGTGACACGATTTTCAGGCCTCAGCAGTCGGAAAATCGACTGGCCGTGGCCGCCACTGCTGCGGCTTCCTGGAAGCACTGGGAAATCAGCGACCGCAATCTGGGTGAAAGGCGTTTCATAGAAGCCGCGCGGGACTGGCGGTATCGCAACCGGGTGGAGTTGCGGCGGCCTGTTAAGGTGTTGCGCAAGCAGATGAGCGTTTTTGCATGGGATGAAGTTTTTTACAGCTCGACTCTGAACAAGTGGTATCGAAACCGCATTGCTCTGGGCGCGGGTCGAAGGCTGAGCACGAAGCTGTCTATCGACCTGTATTACGTCCACCAGAACGACGGGTATTCACGACCTGGCGATCTGAACTCCCTCGGCATCAGCATCAAGACACGATTTTAG
- a CDS encoding YggS family pyridoxal phosphate-dependent enzyme yields MNIAENIERVQEGIHRACQRSGRDAKDVRLIAVSKTQPAEAIRQAHGAGLREFGENGVQEASAKRRRLEDIDAVWHLIGHLQSNKAKHACRLFDWIHSVDSLHLAEKIDREAAALGRKMPVLIEVHLGEEPSKFGVEQDDLVRMAEGMAMMRSLELRGLMTLPPFFDDPQAVRPYFRRLRELAERIGAQRLPGVQMRELSMGMSHDFEIAIEEGATIVRVGTAIFGERQR; encoded by the coding sequence TTGAATATCGCTGAAAACATCGAACGCGTTCAGGAGGGCATCCACCGCGCATGCCAGCGGTCAGGCCGCGACGCTAAGGATGTAAGGTTGATCGCCGTTTCCAAAACCCAGCCGGCAGAGGCCATCCGCCAGGCGCATGGCGCAGGTCTGCGCGAATTCGGCGAGAACGGTGTGCAGGAGGCGTCGGCAAAGCGCCGGAGACTCGAAGACATTGACGCCGTTTGGCACCTGATCGGCCATCTGCAGTCCAACAAGGCGAAACACGCCTGCCGGCTGTTCGACTGGATCCATTCCGTTGATTCGCTGCACCTGGCGGAAAAAATCGACCGCGAAGCTGCGGCGCTCGGTCGCAAGATGCCCGTCCTTATTGAGGTTCATTTGGGAGAGGAACCCAGCAAGTTCGGAGTGGAGCAGGATGATCTGGTTCGGATGGCCGAGGGGATGGCGATGATGCGGTCGCTCGAGTTGCGGGGCCTGATGACCCTGCCGCCGTTTTTCGATGATCCGCAGGCTGTCCGGCCCTATTTCCGGCGGCTGCGCGAACTGGCCGAGCGCATTGGCGCCCAGCGACTGCCGGGTGTCCAAATGCGGGAACTCTCCATGGGCATGAGCCACGATTTTGAAATCGCCATCGAAGAGGGAGCCACTATCGTTCGAGTGGGAACGGCCATCTTTGGCGAGCGGCAGCGATAG